One window of the Epinephelus moara isolate mb chromosome 22, YSFRI_EMoa_1.0, whole genome shotgun sequence genome contains the following:
- the LOC126384489 gene encoding histone H2A, sperm has product MSGRGGKTGKVKAKAKSRSSRAGLQFPVGRVHRLLRKGNYAQRVGAGAPVYLAAVLEYLTAEILELAGNAARDNKKTRIIPRHLQLAVRNDEELNKLLGGVTIAQGGVLPNIQAVLLPKKTEKQSKK; this is encoded by the coding sequence atgTCTGGTCGTGGAGGAAAAACTGGAAAAGTCAAGGCCAAGGCGAAGAGCCGTTCATCTCGTGCCGGacttcagttccctgtcggcCGTGTCCACAGGCTCCTGAGGAAGGGGAACTACGCTCAGCGGGTCGGTGCCGGAGCTCCGGTGTACCTGGCGGCGGTGCTGGAGTATCTGACCGCTGAGATCCTGGAGCTGGCTGGGAACGCTGCCCGCGACAACAAGAAGACCAGGATCATCCCCCGTCACCTGCAGCTGGCCGTCCGCAACGACGAGGAGCTCAACAAGCTGCTGGGCGGAGTCACCATCGCTCAGGGCGGCGTGCTGCCCAACATCCAGGCTGTCCTGCTGCCCAAGAAGACCGAGAAGCAGAGCAAGAAGTAA